A genomic window from Aquitalea aquatilis includes:
- a CDS encoding 50S ribosome-binding protein YggL → MSDLHNPNSTQRLKRLNHRQRKKMRVGEYRELGFHLIATIAKGVDTDALLDDWLNCIDDTAISFGGHFDGNEKLEGVVFPVGEVAITEEIRSKLVAWLQARSEVSNVEAGDLIDLWHSA, encoded by the coding sequence ATGTCCGATCTGCACAACCCCAACTCCACCCAGCGCCTGAAGCGTCTGAACCATCGTCAGCGCAAGAAAATGCGTGTTGGCGAATACCGCGAGCTGGGTTTTCACCTGATCGCCACCATCGCCAAGGGTGTTGATACCGATGCGCTGCTGGACGACTGGCTCAACTGCATCGACGATACCGCCATCAGCTTCGGTGGCCATTTCGATGGTAATGAAAAGCTGGAAGGTGTGGTTTTCCCGGTGGGTGAAGTAGCCATTACCGAAGAAATCCGCAGCAAGCTGGTAGCCTGGCTGCAAGCACGCAGCGAAGTATCCAATGTGGAAGCCGGTGACCTGATCGATCTGTGGCATAGCGCCTGA
- a CDS encoding OmpW/AlkL family protein, producing MKKLALAAAIGLISASAFAAQGDILARFRVINVNPDVSADSTLSAIHTDVKSDTVPELDFTYMITNNIGAELILGTSRHEVNSDLGSLGKVSVLPPTLTLQYHFMPEATFRPYVGVGVNYTRFYNNGLKVGNTAVDIDQNSWGLAAQVGADVAISKNLFINFDVKKIDIKTKARMGGSDLGTLKINPWVYGIGIGTKF from the coding sequence ATGAAAAAGCTTGCTCTGGCTGCGGCCATCGGTCTGATTTCCGCTAGCGCCTTCGCCGCTCAAGGCGATATCCTGGCCCGTTTCCGTGTGATCAACGTGAACCCGGATGTCAGTGCTGATAGCACCCTGTCCGCCATTCACACCGATGTGAAGTCCGATACCGTGCCGGAACTGGACTTCACCTACATGATCACCAATAACATTGGTGCCGAACTGATCCTGGGTACTTCCCGTCACGAAGTGAACAGCGATCTGGGTTCCCTGGGCAAGGTTTCGGTTCTGCCGCCGACCCTGACCCTGCAATACCATTTCATGCCGGAAGCGACCTTCCGTCCGTATGTTGGTGTTGGTGTGAATTACACTCGTTTCTACAATAACGGTCTGAAAGTTGGCAACACCGCTGTTGACATCGATCAGAACAGCTGGGGCCTGGCCGCTCAAGTTGGTGCTGACGTTGCCATCAGCAAGAACCTGTTCATCAACTTTGACGTGAAAAAGATCGACATCAAAACCAAGGCTCGCATGGGTGGTTCCGATCTGGGCACCCTGAAGATCAATCCGTGGGTTTACGGTATCGGTATCGGCACCAAGTTCTAA
- a CDS encoding histidine phosphatase family protein, whose protein sequence is MQWILCCLAVLSGPAALAAPSNASGPVVDIYLLRHGKTLFNTTSQVQGWSDTPLTAAGIKGAEAAARGLASTPFIAAYSSDLGRARATARIVLAQGQRKGLSLQEDERFREWNYGSFEGRPDAEMWTPLFRQQGMVFDPGWGNWTAFTHKMNDRAIAQAIHDNDPRGWAETYPQIEARLRAGMQDVVSKAVAAGGGNVLLVSHGGAILSILDIFVPGQAKNTDIPNSSITLLRYQNGQYQLLNAGDVSYQQAR, encoded by the coding sequence ATGCAATGGATACTGTGCTGCCTGGCAGTACTGTCGGGGCCGGCCGCGCTGGCCGCCCCCAGCAATGCCAGCGGACCGGTAGTGGACATCTATTTATTGCGCCACGGCAAAACGCTGTTCAATACCACCAGTCAGGTGCAGGGCTGGTCGGACACGCCGCTGACCGCGGCAGGCATCAAGGGCGCGGAGGCCGCCGCCAGAGGACTGGCCAGCACGCCCTTCATTGCGGCCTACAGCAGCGATCTGGGGCGGGCGCGTGCCACTGCCAGAATCGTACTGGCGCAAGGCCAGCGTAAGGGCTTGTCCTTGCAGGAAGACGAGCGCTTCCGCGAATGGAACTATGGCAGTTTTGAAGGCCGGCCGGATGCCGAAATGTGGACACCCTTGTTCCGCCAGCAGGGCATGGTGTTCGATCCTGGCTGGGGCAACTGGACTGCCTTTACCCACAAGATGAATGATCGGGCCATTGCACAGGCCATTCACGATAACGACCCGCGTGGCTGGGCGGAAACCTATCCGCAGATCGAAGCGCGACTGCGTGCCGGCATGCAGGATGTCGTGAGCAAGGCCGTGGCGGCGGGTGGCGGCAATGTGCTGCTGGTCAGCCATGGTGGTGCCATTCTCAGCATCCTCGATATCTTTGTGCCCGGTCAGGCCAAGAACACCGATATTCCCAATAGCAGCATCACCCTGCTGCGCTATCAGAATGGCCAGTACCAGCTGCTCAACGCCGGCGATGTCAGCTATCAGCAAGCACGCTGA
- a CDS encoding DUF5329 domain-containing protein produces the protein MQKYGAALLLLVVQQALAMPTGVAGQEIQFLLDKIASSQCRFERSGSWYDAPTAVDHLKMKLDKAGDQVRSADDFIQGVASKSYLSGKPYHLACPGAPVQESALWLRAALKQYRQKH, from the coding sequence ATGCAGAAATATGGAGCAGCCCTGCTGCTGCTGGTTGTACAGCAGGCACTGGCGATGCCCACCGGGGTGGCCGGACAGGAGATCCAGTTTTTACTGGATAAAATTGCGAGCTCACAGTGCCGATTCGAGCGTAGCGGTAGTTGGTATGATGCCCCGACTGCGGTGGATCACCTGAAAATGAAGCTGGATAAAGCCGGAGATCAGGTGCGTAGTGCCGATGATTTTATCCAGGGGGTTGCCAGCAAAAGCTACCTTTCCGGCAAGCCATACCATCTGGCTTGTCCGGGGGCTCCGGTACAGGAGTCAGCACTCTGGCTACGGGCTGCGCTCAAGCAGTACCGTCAGAAACACTGA
- a CDS encoding DUF2164 domain-containing protein: MSSQSMLSQQQLQQLAPELQDYLATQLNLDVGQFDAQFLLDFVAAKIGRQIYNKALDDAQQALSSRMESLQAAIWELEK; the protein is encoded by the coding sequence ATGTCCAGCCAATCCATGCTCAGCCAGCAGCAACTGCAACAATTGGCTCCCGAGCTGCAAGATTATCTGGCCACCCAGCTGAATCTTGACGTCGGCCAGTTTGATGCCCAGTTCCTGCTGGATTTTGTCGCCGCCAAGATAGGCCGGCAGATCTATAACAAGGCGCTGGACGATGCGCAGCAGGCATTGAGCAGCCGTATGGAGTCACTGCAGGCTGCCATCTGGGAACTGGAAAAATAG
- a CDS encoding pyrimidine 5'-nucleotidase has protein sequence MEVLHLAHDNSRFLTFALTRHMSVPTWIFDLDDTLHQASLGIFAHISRMMNLYMERHLAMTEEEARRLRLQYWHRYGATLQGLVRHHGVDARHFLQETHLLDELYRWLVWEPALGTTLRTLPGRKIVLSNGPQHYIEGLLRRMHIRQQFAACYGMEKMRFQPKPDRRGFRCMLQAERLDPARCIMVEDSLANLYAAKSLGMRTVWVSRQSRKPAFVDVRVSKLSQLLRQRW, from the coding sequence TTGGAAGTCTTGCACTTGGCTCATGATAATAGCCGCTTCCTAACATTTGCTTTGACCCGTCATATGTCTGTCCCCACCTGGATTTTTGATCTCGATGACACGCTGCATCAGGCGAGCCTGGGCATTTTTGCCCATATCAGTCGCATGATGAATTTGTATATGGAGCGGCATCTTGCCATGACGGAGGAGGAAGCCCGGCGGCTGAGACTGCAATACTGGCATCGTTATGGTGCAACGCTGCAGGGTTTGGTACGCCACCATGGCGTGGATGCCCGGCATTTCCTGCAGGAAACACATTTGCTGGATGAGCTATATCGCTGGCTGGTATGGGAGCCGGCACTGGGGACGACCTTGCGCACTTTGCCTGGCCGCAAGATCGTGCTCTCCAATGGCCCACAACACTATATAGAGGGGCTGCTGCGTAGAATGCATATCCGCCAGCAGTTTGCTGCCTGTTATGGCATGGAGAAAATGCGCTTCCAGCCGAAACCGGATCGGCGTGGCTTTCGCTGCATGCTGCAGGCGGAGCGACTCGATCCGGCGCGCTGCATCATGGTGGAGGATTCACTAGCCAATCTGTACGCAGCAAAATCATTGGGCATGCGTACAGTGTGGGTCAGCCGGCAATCACGTAAACCGGCGTTTGTCGATGTGCGGGTCAGCAAGCTAAGTCAGTTGCTGCGGCAACGCTGGTAG
- the aspA gene encoding aspartate ammonia-lyase has protein sequence MSTRIEHDLLGDRAVPAAAYWGVHTLRAVENFPITGQTIASYGDLIIALAQIKKAAAQANRDLGLLDGVRAQAIVDACDELVDGKLHEQFVVDVIQGGAGTSTNMNANEVIANRALELLGHAKGEYDKLHPNEHVNMSQSTNDVYPTALRLATYWGVLRLQRTMFVLREAFAAKADEFKNVLKMGRTQLQDAVPMTLGQEFQTYAVMLGEDEQRLSEARALMLEINLGATAIGTGITAHPDYARLVCLHLSELTGLKLMTAPNLIEATQDCGAFVQLSGVLKRVAVKLSKTCNDLRLLSSGPRAGIGDINLPARQAGSSIMPGKVNPVIPEVVNQVAFEVIGNDMTITMAAEGGQLQLNAFEPVIAYSMFRSVRHLANACTTLTEHCVKGITANEAKLRADVLNSIGLVTALNPIIGYAAATAVAAEAHATGGSVYDIVLERGLMQRAQLDEALQPEALTQPRCLS, from the coding sequence ATGTCCACACGTATCGAACACGACCTGCTTGGCGATCGCGCCGTTCCGGCTGCTGCCTACTGGGGTGTCCACACCCTGCGCGCGGTGGAAAACTTCCCCATTACCGGTCAGACCATTGCCAGCTATGGCGACCTGATCATCGCACTGGCGCAGATCAAGAAAGCGGCTGCCCAGGCCAATCGTGATCTGGGGCTGCTGGATGGTGTACGCGCCCAGGCTATTGTCGATGCCTGCGACGAACTGGTGGATGGCAAGCTGCACGAGCAGTTCGTGGTGGATGTGATTCAAGGTGGGGCAGGGACTTCCACCAATATGAATGCCAATGAAGTCATCGCCAACCGCGCGCTGGAGCTGTTGGGCCATGCCAAGGGCGAATACGACAAGCTGCATCCCAACGAACACGTCAACATGAGTCAGAGTACCAATGACGTGTATCCCACCGCGCTGCGCCTGGCCACTTACTGGGGTGTACTGCGCCTGCAACGCACCATGTTCGTGTTGCGCGAAGCCTTTGCGGCCAAGGCGGATGAATTCAAAAATGTCTTGAAGATGGGCCGGACCCAGCTGCAAGACGCAGTACCGATGACGCTGGGACAAGAGTTCCAGACCTATGCTGTGATGCTGGGTGAAGATGAGCAGCGCCTGAGCGAAGCCCGTGCGCTGATGCTGGAAATCAATCTGGGTGCCACTGCCATCGGCACCGGCATCACTGCCCACCCGGATTACGCCCGGCTGGTGTGCCTGCACCTGTCCGAACTGACCGGCCTCAAGCTGATGACCGCGCCCAATCTGATCGAAGCCACCCAGGACTGCGGCGCTTTTGTGCAGCTGTCCGGTGTGCTCAAGCGTGTGGCGGTCAAACTGTCCAAAACCTGCAACGACTTGCGCCTGCTGTCCTCCGGGCCGCGCGCTGGCATTGGCGACATCAATCTGCCGGCCCGTCAGGCAGGCTCGTCCATCATGCCGGGCAAGGTCAATCCGGTGATTCCGGAAGTGGTCAACCAGGTGGCCTTTGAAGTCATCGGCAACGACATGACCATCACCATGGCCGCGGAAGGTGGCCAGCTGCAGCTGAATGCTTTCGAGCCGGTCATCGCCTATAGCATGTTCCGCAGCGTGCGCCATCTGGCCAATGCCTGCACCACGCTCACCGAGCATTGCGTCAAGGGCATTACCGCCAACGAAGCCAAGCTGCGCGCAGACGTACTCAACTCTATTGGCTTGGTGACCGCACTCAATCCCATCATCGGTTACGCCGCAGCTACCGCCGTGGCTGCCGAAGCGCACGCTACCGGTGGCAGTGTCTACGATATCGTGCTGGAGCGCGGGCTGATGCAGCGCGCCCAACTGGATGAGGCATTGCAGCCGGAAGCCCTGACCCAGCCGCGCTGCTTGTCTTAA
- a CDS encoding YdcF family protein: MLYLRLMLKGFLLAVLLVLLGFGYMAWGIARYADEPATQPADAALVLGAAAWGSKPSPVLRERINHAVTLYKQGRVRWIVFTGGTPEPGYPTEADVGREFALRQGVPMTAMLAENESRTTWQNLENAHKLAAPFGIRSFLLVSDPLHMRRAVLMAHDLGMAAAPAPTESSRYVSWSNKVKFLVRETWLYVGYRVFRKLS; this comes from the coding sequence ATGCTTTATCTGCGTCTGATGCTCAAAGGTTTCTTGCTGGCCGTGCTGCTGGTGCTGCTGGGCTTTGGCTACATGGCCTGGGGCATTGCCCGTTATGCCGATGAGCCCGCCACGCAGCCGGCTGATGCCGCACTGGTACTGGGTGCCGCGGCCTGGGGCAGCAAGCCTTCGCCCGTGCTGCGCGAGCGCATCAACCACGCGGTGACGCTTTACAAGCAAGGCCGGGTGCGCTGGATTGTGTTTACCGGAGGTACTCCGGAGCCCGGCTATCCCACCGAGGCCGATGTCGGCCGCGAGTTCGCCTTGCGCCAGGGGGTGCCGATGACCGCCATGCTGGCGGAAAACGAGTCGCGCACCACTTGGCAGAATCTGGAAAACGCCCACAAACTGGCGGCACCGTTTGGCATACGCTCCTTTCTGCTGGTGAGCGATCCACTGCATATGCGGCGCGCAGTACTGATGGCACATGACCTGGGCATGGCTGCTGCGCCAGCTCCTACGGAGTCCAGTCGTTATGTCAGCTGGAGCAACAAGGTCAAATTCCTGGTCAGGGAAACCTGGCTATATGTCGGCTACCGGGTGTTTCGCAAGCTGTCCTGA
- a CDS encoding efflux transporter outer membrane subunit yields MRKRTLPLLLSLALSACAVGPDYSRPKLDLPASTTAQQASVPSDWWQQFHDPVLDQLITEALQHNQDLAFSAAQVDEAAALAGIARAQLLPSVAANAGYQRARTSAETTTPGSPLIADVRNANLTASWELDLWGKLRRSNEAARATLAASQYNRDAARLSLSAQVAQTYFQMRAFDAQLDIAKRTLDSRESSLQLRQKRFKGGMTSELDMRQAESEAASARATIPQLNKSLRQTETALAVLLGRSPRELLEGKLQRGQAIEMLNVPPSIPAELSSSLLERRPDLAAAEAQLVAANARIGVAKAAYFPSISLTGALGSQSLSMETLFSGATRTWSFVGNATAPIFNFGQTGLNVDAASARQRQALAQYQKSVQTAFKETQDALIASSAAREVQEAQTTQLTALNRALHLATLRYDNGYSSYLDVLDAERNTFQAELNLVNAKLDRLNAAISLYKAMGGGWESKTS; encoded by the coding sequence ATGCGTAAACGCACTCTCCCCTTGCTGCTAAGCCTGGCCCTCTCGGCCTGCGCAGTCGGCCCGGACTACAGTCGGCCCAAGCTCGACCTGCCGGCCAGCACGACAGCACAACAGGCCAGCGTGCCCAGTGACTGGTGGCAGCAGTTCCACGACCCGGTGCTCGACCAGCTGATCACCGAGGCTCTGCAGCACAACCAGGATCTGGCCTTCTCTGCCGCCCAGGTGGATGAAGCCGCCGCACTGGCCGGCATTGCCCGTGCCCAGCTGCTGCCCAGTGTGGCAGCCAACGCCGGCTACCAGCGCGCTCGTACTTCCGCCGAAACCACCACGCCTGGCAGCCCGCTGATTGCCGATGTCCGCAATGCCAATCTGACGGCCAGCTGGGAACTGGACTTGTGGGGCAAGCTGCGCCGCAGCAACGAAGCAGCACGCGCCACCCTGGCCGCCAGCCAGTACAATCGCGATGCGGCCCGACTGTCGCTCAGCGCTCAGGTTGCACAAACCTATTTCCAGATGCGTGCCTTTGACGCACAGCTGGACATTGCCAAACGAACGCTGGACAGCCGTGAATCCTCCTTGCAATTGCGCCAGAAGCGCTTCAAGGGCGGCATGACCTCTGAGCTGGACATGCGCCAGGCTGAATCAGAAGCCGCATCGGCACGTGCCACCATTCCGCAATTGAACAAATCGCTGCGGCAAACCGAAACCGCCCTCGCCGTCCTGCTGGGCCGCTCGCCCCGCGAACTGCTGGAAGGCAAACTGCAGCGTGGCCAGGCCATTGAGATGCTGAATGTGCCGCCCAGCATTCCGGCTGAGCTGTCATCCAGCCTGCTGGAGCGCCGCCCGGATCTGGCTGCCGCCGAGGCACAACTGGTCGCTGCCAATGCCCGTATCGGCGTGGCCAAGGCCGCCTACTTCCCCAGCATCAGCCTGACCGGAGCACTGGGCTCGCAGAGCCTGTCGATGGAAACGCTATTCAGCGGTGCCACCCGCACCTGGAGTTTTGTCGGTAATGCAACGGCCCCCATCTTCAACTTTGGCCAAACTGGCCTGAACGTCGATGCCGCCAGCGCCCGCCAGCGCCAGGCACTGGCCCAGTATCAGAAATCAGTCCAGACCGCCTTCAAGGAAACACAGGATGCACTGATTGCCAGCAGCGCAGCCCGCGAAGTGCAGGAAGCCCAGACCACCCAGTTGACCGCGCTGAACCGGGCACTGCATCTGGCGACACTGCGCTACGACAACGGTTACTCCAGCTATCTGGATGTGCTGGATGCCGAGCGTAACACCTTCCAGGCAGAGCTGAATCTGGTCAATGCCAAGCTTGATCGTCTGAACGCCGCCATCAGCCTGTACAAGGCCATGGGTGGAGGCTGGGAGAGCAAGACAAGCTGA
- the ubiD gene encoding 4-hydroxy-3-polyprenylbenzoate decarboxylase, which produces MKYADLRDFVAQLEQQGELKRISLPVSPHLEMTEIGDRVLKAAGPALLFEQPRHDTQTYHMPVLANLFGTPKRVAMGMGASDVMQLREIGKTLAYLKEPEPPKGLKEAWDKLPLLKQVLSMAPKVVSKAPCQQIVWEGDEVDLSRLPIQHCWPGDVAPLITWGLTVTRGPNKKRQNLGIYRQQVIGKNRVIMRWLAHRGGALDYREFRQQHPDQPYPVAVVLGCDPATILGAVTPVPDTLSEYQFAGLLRGSRTELVKCIGSDLQVPARAEIVLEGHIHPDDMALEGPYGDHTGYYNEQDYFPVFTIDRITMRENPIYHSTYTGKPPDEPAVLGVALNEVFVPILQKQFPEIVDFYLPPEGCSYRMAVVSIKKQYPGHAKRVMMGCWSFLRQFMYTKFIIVVDDDVDCRDWKEVMWAITTRMDPVRDTTLIEHTPIDYLDFASPVSGLGGKMGLDATNKMPGETNREWGVPIVMDETVKQKVDSLWQQLGL; this is translated from the coding sequence ATGAAATATGCCGACCTGCGGGACTTTGTTGCTCAATTGGAACAGCAAGGCGAATTGAAAAGAATCAGCCTTCCGGTTTCGCCACATCTGGAGATGACAGAGATTGGCGACCGGGTACTGAAAGCGGCTGGCCCCGCCCTGCTGTTCGAACAACCCCGGCACGATACGCAGACTTACCACATGCCGGTACTGGCCAATCTGTTTGGCACGCCCAAGCGGGTCGCCATGGGCATGGGGGCCAGCGACGTGATGCAGTTGCGTGAAATCGGCAAGACCCTAGCCTACCTGAAAGAGCCGGAACCGCCCAAGGGGCTGAAGGAAGCCTGGGACAAGCTGCCACTGCTCAAGCAGGTGCTGTCCATGGCCCCCAAAGTGGTCAGCAAAGCCCCTTGCCAGCAGATTGTCTGGGAGGGGGATGAGGTTGATCTGTCACGCCTGCCCATCCAGCATTGTTGGCCGGGCGATGTTGCCCCGCTGATTACCTGGGGACTCACGGTCACCCGTGGGCCGAACAAGAAGCGGCAGAACCTGGGCATCTACCGCCAGCAAGTCATCGGCAAAAACCGCGTCATCATGCGCTGGCTGGCCCATCGCGGCGGTGCACTGGATTACCGTGAATTTCGCCAACAGCATCCTGACCAGCCCTATCCGGTGGCCGTGGTACTGGGCTGTGATCCGGCGACCATTCTGGGCGCAGTCACTCCGGTGCCGGATACCTTGTCCGAATACCAGTTTGCCGGGCTGTTGCGTGGCAGCCGTACCGAGTTGGTGAAGTGCATCGGCTCTGATCTGCAAGTGCCGGCGCGGGCCGAGATTGTGCTGGAAGGCCATATTCATCCTGATGACATGGCCCTGGAAGGCCCTTATGGCGACCATACCGGCTATTACAACGAGCAGGACTATTTCCCGGTATTCACCATCGACCGTATCACCATGCGCGAAAACCCGATCTACCACAGCACCTATACCGGCAAACCGCCAGATGAGCCGGCTGTGCTGGGGGTGGCGCTGAATGAGGTGTTTGTTCCCATTTTGCAAAAGCAGTTTCCGGAGATTGTTGACTTTTACCTGCCGCCGGAAGGCTGTAGCTATCGCATGGCGGTGGTCAGCATCAAAAAACAATACCCCGGCCATGCCAAGCGCGTGATGATGGGCTGCTGGAGTTTCCTGCGCCAGTTCATGTATACCAAGTTCATCATTGTGGTGGACGATGATGTGGATTGCCGCGACTGGAAGGAAGTGATGTGGGCCATCACCACCCGCATGGATCCAGTGCGCGATACCACGCTGATCGAGCATACCCCCATCGACTATCTGGACTTCGCGAGCCCGGTATCCGGCCTCGGCGGCAAGATGGGGCTGGATGCCACCAACAAGATGCCGGGAGAAACCAATCGTGAATGGGGGGTGCCCATCGTGATGGATGAAACGGTAAAACAGAAGGTCGACAGCCTCTGGCAGCAATTGGGGCTGTAA
- a CDS encoding PLP-dependent cysteine synthase family protein has translation MSSWSSTAVRKIEADFNRSSDTHLIPLQIPALPQIQLYFKDESTHPTGSLKHRLARSLFLYGLCNGWIRYNTTIIEASSGSTAVSEAYFARLLGLPFIAVMPRGTSAEKIRSIEFYGGRCHLVDDPATIYEESRRLAQELNGHYMDQFTYAERATDWRGNNNIADTIFKQMELEANPVPEWIVCGAGTGGTSATFGRYVRYQKLTTQICVVDPENSVFFDSYYSGNSDCRCEGGSGVEGIGRPRVEPSFIPTVIDKVIRVPNVASYAAIHFLEQVMGRKCGGSTGTNLFGVCELVSDMVRNGRHGSVVTLICDDGNRYLNSYYNPQWLEDNGHQIASWVERYRRFFFEGRW, from the coding sequence ATGAGTAGTTGGTCTAGTACGGCAGTGCGTAAAATCGAGGCAGATTTCAATCGCTCCAGTGACACCCACCTGATACCGCTGCAGATTCCGGCCCTGCCGCAAATCCAGCTGTATTTCAAGGACGAATCCACCCATCCCACCGGCAGCCTCAAGCACCGACTGGCACGCTCGCTGTTCCTGTACGGCTTGTGTAATGGCTGGATCCGCTACAACACCACCATCATCGAAGCATCCAGTGGCAGTACGGCAGTGTCCGAAGCTTATTTCGCGCGCTTGCTGGGTCTGCCTTTTATTGCGGTGATGCCGCGTGGCACCTCGGCCGAGAAGATTCGCTCCATCGAATTCTATGGTGGTCGTTGTCATCTGGTGGACGACCCGGCCACCATCTATGAAGAATCCCGACGTTTGGCGCAGGAGTTGAATGGCCATTACATGGACCAGTTCACCTATGCCGAACGAGCCACCGACTGGCGTGGTAACAACAATATTGCCGATACCATTTTCAAACAGATGGAACTGGAAGCGAATCCAGTGCCGGAGTGGATTGTCTGCGGGGCAGGTACCGGTGGTACATCGGCCACATTTGGTCGCTACGTACGCTATCAGAAGCTGACGACGCAGATCTGCGTTGTCGATCCGGAAAATTCGGTATTTTTCGATAGTTACTACAGCGGCAACAGCGACTGTCGCTGCGAAGGCGGTTCCGGTGTTGAAGGCATTGGCCGCCCCCGCGTCGAACCATCGTTCATCCCCACCGTTATCGACAAGGTCATCCGCGTGCCCAATGTGGCCAGCTATGCCGCTATTCATTTCCTGGAGCAGGTCATGGGCCGCAAGTGTGGTGGCTCCACTGGCACCAACCTGTTCGGCGTGTGTGAACTGGTCAGCGATATGGTGCGTAATGGCCGGCACGGCTCGGTAGTTACGCTGATCTGCGATGATGGCAATCGCTATCTCAATAGTTACTACAACCCGCAGTGGCTGGAAGATAATGGCCACCAAATTGCATCATGGGTAGAGCGCTATCGTCGCTTCTTCTTCGAAGGCCGCTGGTAA